Proteins co-encoded in one Gehongia tenuis genomic window:
- a CDS encoding polysaccharide deacetylase family protein — MSYFRRRVRRRRLTIFILIVALLLGTAIYFLVRSPGPQQTSGNPMMTLEPEADRTPRPLPTFEPGQAAPIIDESQWDGMDDATLKTAALSSAYNLVDQGKVSEAAALLEKAAERLPGDTDIADILPRYQKAAAQEQELEPYNGLIHHLFTHCLIAYPDLSLELGGAAKDLWIDCITPLEFERILNSLYEKNYILIDIHDIISNPSGDGENYEFATLELPKGKTPLILSFDDVVYDSKKMGRGMVDKLVLTEDGKVATYTKLADGTEETRLDNEFVPILNQFVWDHPDFSFKGVKGTFCLTGFEGILGYRTQSDTPLDREAEKAEVLKIVARLKEMNWNFASHSYGHRWMNKRDIDLIREDTQSWEDEVEPLLGENELVFVWPYGDRIKPGDPKYQVLKDAGFRLFCGVGGKAYNLPESDGTLFMDRGAMDGTSLWHYQNIYSIYFDVDAVRDPKRPNLDN; from the coding sequence ATGTCTTACTTCAGACGCCGGGTAAGGCGCCGCCGTCTTACCATTTTTATTTTGATCGTTGCCCTCCTTTTGGGCACGGCAATCTATTTTCTGGTACGCAGCCCTGGCCCTCAGCAGACTTCCGGCAATCCCATGATGACTCTGGAACCGGAGGCCGACCGTACGCCAAGGCCCCTGCCCACTTTTGAGCCCGGTCAAGCGGCGCCCATCATTGACGAAAGTCAATGGGACGGCATGGATGATGCAACCTTAAAAACCGCGGCCCTTTCCTCCGCCTACAACTTGGTGGATCAGGGCAAGGTTTCGGAGGCCGCCGCTCTTCTGGAAAAGGCGGCGGAACGTCTGCCCGGTGATACCGATATTGCGGATATTCTTCCCCGCTACCAAAAGGCGGCTGCCCAGGAACAGGAGCTGGAGCCCTATAACGGTTTGATCCATCATCTGTTCACCCACTGCCTGATCGCCTATCCGGATCTGTCCTTGGAGCTTGGCGGTGCGGCGAAGGATCTTTGGATCGACTGCATCACGCCTCTGGAATTCGAGCGGATTCTCAATTCTCTTTATGAGAAGAACTATATCCTCATCGATATTCATGATATCATCTCCAATCCCTCCGGGGACGGGGAAAACTATGAATTTGCCACGCTGGAGCTCCCCAAGGGCAAAACACCGCTTATTCTCTCCTTTGATGACGTGGTGTACGACAGCAAGAAGATGGGCCGGGGCATGGTGGACAAGCTGGTCCTGACCGAGGACGGAAAGGTGGCTACCTACACCAAGCTCGCCGACGGCACCGAAGAAACCCGTCTGGACAACGAGTTTGTGCCCATTTTGAACCAGTTTGTATGGGATCATCCGGACTTCAGCTTCAAGGGCGTGAAGGGAACCTTCTGCCTGACCGGCTTTGAGGGAATCCTGGGTTATCGCACCCAGTCGGACACGCCTCTCGACCGGGAAGCGGAAAAAGCTGAGGTTCTCAAGATCGTGGCCCGGCTCAAGGAGATGAACTGGAACTTTGCCAGTCACAGCTATGGTCACCGCTGGATGAACAAGCGTGACATCGATCTCATTCGGGAGGATACGCAAAGCTGGGAGGACGAGGTGGAGCCTCTGCTTGGCGAGAATGAGCTGGTCTTTGTATGGCCCTATGGCGATCGCATCAAGCCGGGCGATCCCAAATACCAGGTTTTAAAGGATGCGGGCTTCCGGCTGTTCTGCGGTGTGGGCGGTAAAGCTTACAACCTGCCCGAATCCGATGGGACCTTGTTCATGGACCGCGGTGCCATGGACGGCACCTCGCTGTGGCATTACCAGAACATTTACAGCATCTACTTTGATGTGGATGCGGTCCGGGATCCCAAGCGGCCCAATCTGGATAACTGA
- a CDS encoding GNAT family N-acetyltransferase has translation MEKFRLAHLREYERVVQIFEEAMEALHNQGIQQWNGGYPNRQLLREDIEKGEMWALEENGELLAVVVLNDSSDVDYDTSCFTAVERPLLVHRLCVAPDRQGQGVGRRMMMHCEAWARMEGYEALRLEAYSTNGPALRLYDKLGYQDRFLLREPFGDFVLYEKVLGGRYLRRARMEELDGIQRMYQRGIQGMIGRGIDQWDDSYPNRAILEEDIRHGQLFVFVEDGILAAAALNEAQDSEYQKLSWACAGPSLVIHRLLVDPDCQGQGVGRAFMTAIEEYARHQGYASIRMDTYMKNHLALGLYDSMGYGRRGILKFPFHHGEFQAFEKVL, from the coding sequence ATGGAGAAGTTTCGACTTGCACATCTAAGGGAATATGAACGGGTTGTACAGATTTTTGAAGAGGCCATGGAGGCGCTGCACAACCAGGGGATTCAGCAGTGGAACGGCGGCTATCCGAACCGGCAGCTTTTGCGCGAGGATATTGAAAAAGGCGAAATGTGGGCGCTGGAGGAGAATGGAGAACTGCTCGCTGTGGTTGTGCTCAATGACAGTTCCGATGTGGATTATGATACCTCCTGCTTTACGGCGGTGGAGCGCCCCCTGTTGGTGCATCGACTTTGCGTGGCTCCGGACAGGCAGGGCCAGGGCGTAGGCAGGCGAATGATGATGCACTGTGAGGCCTGGGCCAGGATGGAGGGCTATGAGGCGCTGCGCCTTGAAGCATACAGCACCAATGGTCCGGCTCTTCGACTGTACGATAAGCTGGGATATCAAGATCGGTTTTTGCTTCGGGAGCCTTTCGGCGACTTTGTGCTCTATGAGAAGGTTTTAGGGGGCAGATACCTCCGAAGGGCGCGGATGGAGGAGCTGGACGGGATCCAGAGGATGTATCAAAGGGGCATCCAGGGCATGATCGGGCGAGGGATCGATCAATGGGATGATTCCTATCCAAACCGTGCCATCCTGGAGGAGGATATCCGTCATGGGCAGCTTTTTGTGTTTGTGGAGGACGGTATATTGGCGGCGGCTGCACTGAATGAAGCGCAGGACTCGGAATACCAGAAGCTTTCCTGGGCGTGCGCGGGACCCAGTCTGGTGATCCACCGCCTCTTGGTGGATCCCGATTGCCAGGGACAGGGCGTTGGCCGGGCGTTTATGACCGCCATTGAGGAGTATGCCCGGCATCAGGGCTATGCCAGCATTCGGATGGACACCTACATGAAAAATCATCTCGCTCTGGGTTTATACGACAGCATGGGTTACGGACGCCGGGGGATTCTGAAATTTCCCTTCCATCACGGTGAATTTCAGGCTTTCGAGAAGGTGCTGTGA
- a CDS encoding sugar phosphate isomerase/epimerase family protein, translating into MKIEAGMPTLIEQPELEACCRLCRELGLCFVELNMNMPEYQLDRLDGDELRAMAKKYGVYFTLHLDENLNVCDFNPWVAEAYQRTALEALKLAEQCAMPIVNMHLNPGVYFTLPDGRVYLFEQYRERYLMELQNFRDRVGLQRDVLLAVENTDGFAAHEREGMDRLLQSPTFGLTWDIGHDAAAGGADRPFILDRRDRLRHMHIHDAKGGKNHLALGEGELHLEEHLKWAEQLQCRCVLETKTVEGLRSSVDYLRKRQWI; encoded by the coding sequence ATGAAAATCGAAGCGGGAATGCCAACTTTGATTGAGCAGCCGGAACTGGAGGCCTGCTGCCGGCTTTGCCGGGAGCTGGGCCTTTGTTTTGTTGAGCTCAACATGAATATGCCCGAGTATCAGCTGGATCGGCTGGATGGGGACGAGCTTAGGGCTATGGCTAAAAAATATGGCGTTTATTTCACGCTGCACCTGGATGAAAACCTGAACGTATGCGATTTTAATCCGTGGGTGGCGGAAGCCTATCAAAGAACAGCGCTTGAAGCCTTGAAGCTTGCGGAGCAGTGCGCCATGCCCATCGTCAATATGCATCTAAACCCGGGGGTCTATTTTACGCTGCCGGATGGACGGGTGTATCTTTTTGAACAGTATAGAGAGCGGTATCTCATGGAGCTGCAGAATTTTCGGGACAGGGTGGGACTTCAAAGAGACGTTCTTCTTGCAGTGGAGAACACCGACGGCTTTGCGGCCCATGAGCGGGAGGGTATGGACAGGCTTTTACAAAGCCCAACCTTCGGACTGACATGGGATATCGGCCATGACGCCGCTGCTGGCGGTGCGGACCGTCCTTTTATTCTGGACCGGAGGGACCGGCTTCGGCACATGCACATCCATGATGCCAAGGGCGGGAAAAACCATTTGGCGCTGGGGGAGGGCGAACTCCATTTAGAGGAGCATCTTAAATGGGCGGAGCAGCTTCAATGCCGATGTGTGCTGGAGACCAAAACGGTGGAGGGCCTAAGAAGCTCGGTGGACTATCTGCGAAAGAGGCAGTGGATCTAA
- a CDS encoding AI-2E family transporter, with amino-acid sequence MKRKIDWRYFKVCIYAFCTIAALVLFVRVLSSFDNIVQSVHGAVSGFLAIISPFIIGFVVAYLFNPVMKALESRIFPKALDHKSRRRARTIALAIIYVVLIGTVAVTLIFTVPVVIKNVSDLVAVIPQYIDEAKNFLETEVVQSDFVKNAGLDQSMEQELGNQIGVVGVWIQSFFSNLVGGAINVAQFIFKLVIGFTISAYMLVSKERIAKGLKRLVIAVLGRRRGESLIDFFRDSDVIFGNFIRGRLLDSLIIGILAIAAFWILGLPYGFLMGVIVGITNIVPYFGPFIGAVPPIIVALFESPGKAIAVGIVILVIQQLDGAVIGPKTMSNKMGISAFWVMIGVVVGGGLFGFVGMFIGVPLAAIFKLLMNRFIDNRLAGPEDMDK; translated from the coding sequence ATGAAGCGGAAAATTGATTGGCGCTATTTCAAAGTGTGTATCTACGCTTTTTGCACCATCGCAGCGTTGGTGCTGTTTGTCCGTGTGCTTTCCAGCTTTGACAACATCGTGCAGAGCGTTCATGGGGCTGTCTCCGGTTTTCTGGCCATCATTTCTCCCTTTATTATTGGATTTGTGGTGGCCTATTTGTTCAATCCGGTGATGAAAGCTTTGGAAAGTCGGATTTTTCCCAAAGCGCTGGACCACAAAAGCCGCAGGCGCGCACGCACCATCGCCCTTGCTATCATCTATGTGGTGCTGATTGGGACGGTGGCTGTGACGCTGATCTTTACGGTGCCGGTGGTGATTAAGAACGTTTCCGATCTTGTGGCGGTGATTCCTCAGTACATTGATGAGGCCAAGAACTTTTTGGAAACCGAGGTCGTGCAAAGCGATTTCGTCAAAAATGCGGGTCTGGACCAATCCATGGAGCAGGAACTGGGCAATCAGATCGGTGTGGTGGGCGTATGGATCCAATCGTTCTTTTCCAATTTGGTGGGCGGGGCCATCAACGTGGCCCAGTTTATCTTTAAATTGGTGATCGGTTTCACCATTTCAGCTTACATGTTGGTGAGCAAGGAACGGATTGCGAAAGGCCTGAAGCGGCTGGTCATTGCCGTGCTGGGCAGGAGACGCGGGGAAAGCCTCATTGATTTCTTCCGGGATTCGGACGTGATCTTCGGCAACTTCATCCGGGGACGGCTTCTCGATTCACTCATCATCGGCATTTTGGCCATCGCCGCGTTTTGGATTTTGGGGCTGCCCTATGGTTTTCTTATGGGTGTGATCGTGGGCATCACCAATATCGTACCCTATTTTGGACCCTTTATCGGCGCTGTTCCTCCCATTATCGTGGCCCTTTTCGAGAGCCCGGGCAAGGCGATTGCCGTGGGTATCGTGATTTTGGTGATTCAGCAGCTGGATGGTGCTGTCATCGGCCCCAAGACCATGTCCAACAAAATGGGCATCAGCGCCTTCTGGGTGATGATCGGCGTGGTGGTGGGCGGCGGCCTGTTCGGTTTTGTGGGTATGTTCATCGGCGTGCCGCTGGCGGCCATCTTCAAGCTGCTCATGAATCGTTTCATTGATAACAGGCTGGCAGGACCGGAGGACATGGATAAATGA